The following proteins come from a genomic window of Candidatus Methylomirabilota bacterium:
- a CDS encoding glucose 1-dehydrogenase yields MSAPADPHSKPGARFAGKVALITGAAGGIGRAAAVRFASEGAQVGLVDLSADGLRETLAAAEQAGGRGVTVQADVTRADEVARYASTVAERLGGVDCFFNNAGILGEVRRLVDYPEEVFDRVMAVNVKGVWLGMKTVAPLLRARGGGAIVNTASIAGLHGSRVPLVAYTASKHAVVGLTRTGALELARDGIRVNAVCPSPIETAMVRALEEAASPANPTGFHDRMASTIPLRRYGSPDEVAALVAFLCSADARYITGGIYPVDGGATA; encoded by the coding sequence ATGTCCGCTCCGGCCGACCCGCATTCCAAACCCGGCGCCCGCTTCGCGGGAAAGGTCGCGCTCATCACCGGCGCGGCCGGCGGCATCGGGCGGGCCGCCGCGGTGCGCTTCGCCTCGGAAGGAGCGCAGGTCGGCCTCGTGGACCTCTCGGCAGACGGGTTGCGGGAGACGCTGGCCGCGGCCGAGCAGGCGGGAGGCCGCGGCGTCACCGTGCAGGCCGACGTCACGCGCGCCGATGAGGTGGCGCGCTACGCGAGCACGGTCGCGGAGCGACTGGGCGGCGTCGACTGCTTCTTCAACAACGCGGGCATCCTCGGCGAGGTCCGCCGGCTGGTGGACTATCCCGAGGAGGTCTTCGACCGGGTGATGGCGGTCAACGTCAAGGGCGTCTGGCTCGGCATGAAGACGGTGGCGCCGCTGCTGCGGGCCCGCGGCGGCGGCGCGATCGTCAACACCGCGTCGATCGCGGGGCTGCACGGCTCGCGGGTTCCGCTGGTCGCCTACACCGCGAGCAAGCACGCGGTGGTGGGGCTGACGCGCACCGGGGCGCTCGAGCTGGCCCGCGACGGCATCCGCGTGAACGCGGTCTGCCCGAGCCCGATCGAGACCGCAATGGTGCGGGCGCTCGAGGAGGCCGCGAGCCCCGCCAACCCCACCGGCTTCCACGACCGGATGGCGAGCACCATCCCGCTGCGGCGCTACGGCAGCCCCGACGAGGTGGCCGCGCTGGTGGCGTTCCTCTGCAGCGCCGACGCCCGCTACATCACCGGCGGCATCTACCCGGTCGATGGCGGCGCCACCGCGTAG
- a CDS encoding RidA family protein, with product MTIKRHAVGPRLSQAVVHGNTVYLAGIVASDPSADAKGQTEQILKKIDEHLAATGSHKSKLLSATIYVANMGLYNDMNAAWDAWIDPANTPARATVEARLATPKYLVEIMAVAAI from the coding sequence ATGACCATCAAGCGACACGCCGTCGGACCCCGACTGAGCCAGGCCGTCGTGCACGGCAACACGGTGTACCTGGCCGGCATCGTCGCCTCGGACCCCTCGGCCGACGCCAAGGGCCAGACCGAGCAGATCTTGAAGAAGATCGACGAGCACCTGGCCGCGACCGGCAGCCACAAGTCCAAGCTGCTCTCGGCCACGATCTACGTGGCCAACATGGGCCTCTACAACGACATGAACGCGGCGTGGGACGCGTGGATCGACCCGGCCAACACCCCGGCCCGCGCCACCGTCGAGGCGCGCCTGGCCACCCCGAAGTACCTGGTCGAGATCATGGCGGTGGCCGCGATCTGA
- a CDS encoding type II secretion system protein GspG: MLRSIAVVAAVVLALIACEREEKAVREDLPLARTTKARTDVQTIATAVNTYRVTCGELPDSLEALITKTTVSGVACGPMLGSIPAPPTGWSAYVYTRQGESFTVTSTGGGQTVTAP, translated from the coding sequence ATGCTCCGCAGCATCGCGGTCGTCGCCGCGGTCGTGCTCGCGCTGATCGCGTGCGAGCGGGAGGAGAAGGCGGTGCGCGAGGACCTGCCCCTGGCGCGCACCACCAAGGCCCGCACCGACGTGCAGACCATCGCGACCGCGGTCAACACCTACCGGGTCACCTGCGGCGAGCTGCCCGACTCGCTGGAGGCGCTGATCACCAAGACCACGGTGTCCGGCGTCGCGTGCGGGCCGATGCTGGGCTCCATCCCGGCGCCGCCCACCGGCTGGTCCGCCTACGTCTACACGCGGCAGGGCGAGAGCTTCACGGTGACCTCGACCGGCGGCGGGCAAACCGTCACCGCACCCTAG
- a CDS encoding YqgE/AlgH family protein gives MLRSSLLLCGAVWLLALMTVSPASPSSWIAAAMTSRAGAHASLAQSRKSLAGQLLVATEQLGDPRFARTVVYLARHDATGAQGLIVNRPLREVPIAELLRRLGVDETGVTGNLRLHYGGPVEPASGWLLHTGEYATEGTDRVAPDVALTPLTPRSSVLGEIGRGGGPRRYRFLLGYAGWAPGQLEAEIDSGAWITVSADEALLFDDDYARKWERATARRRTII, from the coding sequence ATGCTTCGCTCCTCGCTGCTCCTCTGCGGCGCGGTGTGGCTGCTCGCGCTGATGACCGTCTCGCCGGCGAGCCCGTCGTCGTGGATCGCGGCCGCAATGACGTCGCGGGCCGGCGCGCACGCTTCACTCGCGCAGTCGCGCAAGAGCCTCGCCGGGCAGCTCCTGGTGGCCACCGAGCAGCTGGGCGATCCCCGCTTCGCGCGCACCGTCGTCTATCTGGCCCGGCACGACGCGACCGGGGCGCAGGGACTCATCGTGAACCGGCCACTGCGCGAGGTGCCGATCGCCGAGCTCCTGCGTCGCCTCGGCGTGGACGAGACCGGCGTCACCGGCAACCTCCGCCTGCACTACGGCGGCCCGGTCGAGCCCGCGAGCGGCTGGCTCCTGCACACCGGCGAGTATGCGACCGAGGGCACGGACCGGGTGGCGCCCGACGTCGCGCTGACGCCGCTCACGCCGCGCTCCTCGGTGCTCGGCGAGATCGGGCGCGGCGGCGGCCCGCGCCGCTACCGGTTCCTGCTGGGCTACGCGGGCTGGGCGCCCGGCCAGCTCGAGGCCGAGATCGACAGCGGCGCCTGGATCACGGTCTCGGCCGATGAGGCCCTGCTCTTCGACGACGACTACGCGCGCAAGTGGGAGCGCGCCACCGCCCGCCGCCGCACCATCATCTGA
- a CDS encoding MFS transporter has product MALPAGLRALRHRDFRLFWSGQLVSLIGTWMQSVGQSWLVLELTNSPFRLGLIGALQFGPILLFSFVAGVISDRVVKRRMLLGTQTALMLQAFTLSALVWSGHVQFWHVAVLAALYGCATTLDMPARQSYIAHLVPRPDLMNAIALNSAVFNGARVVGPAAAGLLVARYGTAAAFLLNGASFIAVLGALAAIRTEGAPRPRRGLGMGAEIAEGVRYAVGTSRIALVLGLLLSVSLFVVNMNVLVPLIARNVLHEGAHGFGLLMASLGVGAVIGALLVAVLAVGRPPIVLVAGSAIAAAVLLFGLSFARHFGLAAAVLMAMGFAQIVFMTSCNTTVQITVPDELRGRIMGLYALVFAGMTPIGSLLMGWIAERWGVAVACMVGGVMGTLLISTLTLAWRRRAERGGPTPPGLDAPPVP; this is encoded by the coding sequence ATGGCCCTGCCTGCGGGCCTGCGCGCCCTCCGCCACCGCGACTTTCGCCTCTTCTGGTCGGGACAGCTCGTCTCGCTGATCGGCACGTGGATGCAGAGCGTGGGGCAGTCGTGGCTGGTGCTCGAGCTGACCAACTCGCCGTTCCGGCTGGGCCTCATCGGGGCGCTGCAGTTCGGCCCCATCCTGCTGTTCTCCTTCGTGGCCGGCGTGATCAGCGATCGCGTGGTCAAGCGGCGCATGCTGCTCGGCACCCAGACCGCGCTGATGCTCCAGGCCTTCACCCTCTCCGCGCTCGTGTGGAGCGGGCACGTGCAGTTCTGGCACGTGGCGGTGCTCGCCGCGCTCTACGGCTGCGCCACCACGCTCGACATGCCGGCGCGCCAGTCCTACATCGCCCACCTGGTGCCGCGCCCCGACCTGATGAACGCGATCGCGCTCAACTCGGCGGTGTTCAACGGCGCACGGGTGGTGGGCCCGGCCGCGGCCGGGCTCCTGGTCGCGCGGTACGGGACCGCGGCCGCCTTCCTGCTGAACGGGGCCAGCTTCATCGCGGTCCTCGGCGCGCTCGCGGCCATCCGCACCGAGGGCGCGCCGCGCCCGCGCCGCGGCCTCGGCATGGGCGCCGAGATCGCGGAAGGCGTGCGCTACGCGGTCGGCACCTCGCGCATCGCGCTGGTGCTCGGGCTGCTGCTGTCGGTCAGTCTCTTCGTGGTCAACATGAACGTGCTGGTGCCGCTGATCGCGCGCAACGTGCTCCACGAGGGCGCGCACGGCTTCGGTCTGTTGATGGCTTCGCTCGGGGTCGGCGCGGTGATCGGCGCGCTGCTGGTGGCGGTCCTCGCGGTGGGCCGGCCGCCGATCGTCCTGGTGGCCGGCTCGGCCATCGCGGCCGCGGTGCTGCTGTTCGGGCTGTCGTTCGCGCGCCACTTCGGGCTCGCCGCCGCGGTGCTGATGGCCATGGGCTTCGCGCAGATCGTGTTCATGACCAGCTGCAACACCACCGTGCAGATCACGGTGCCGGACGAGCTGCGCGGGCGGATCATGGGCCTCTACGCCCTGGTGTTCGCGGGGATGACCCCGATCGGCTCGCTGTTGATGGGCTGGATCGCCGAGCGATGGGGCGTGGCGGTGGCCTGCATGGTGGGCGGAGTGATGGGCACGCTGCTGATCTCCACGCTGACGCTCGCGTGGCGGCGCCGAGCGGAGCGCGGCGGGCCAACTCCCCCGGGCCTCGATGCGCCGCCCGTGCCATAA
- a CDS encoding class II aldolase/adducin family protein: MIEMTRRALVAGGAAALAAALLRPRRAVAQRTSAGPANPQLIDDLVAANRILVDQGVLDGYGHVSARHDRDPSRFMMSRSLAPELVTAADIMEYDLDSEPVDPRGRSSYLERFIHGEIYRGRPDVRAVVHDHSPSVIPFGVTGAPLRPLYHMSAFLAAGVPVFDIRAAAGGDTDMLVRTPALGRALAQALGPRPVALMRGHGAVVVGPSLPIVVFRSIYTEMNARLQAQAMALGGPVTYLSPGEAQQAEAAVAGTVGRPWELWKQKVRRSP; the protein is encoded by the coding sequence ATGATCGAGATGACTCGGCGAGCCCTGGTGGCGGGCGGCGCGGCCGCCCTCGCCGCGGCCCTGCTCCGGCCTCGGCGCGCCGTCGCGCAGCGGACGTCGGCGGGACCGGCGAATCCGCAGCTGATCGACGATCTCGTCGCCGCGAACCGCATCCTCGTGGATCAGGGCGTGCTCGACGGCTACGGGCACGTGAGCGCGCGCCACGATCGCGACCCGAGCCGCTTCATGATGTCGCGCTCGCTCGCCCCGGAGCTGGTGACCGCCGCCGACATCATGGAATACGACCTGGACTCCGAGCCGGTCGATCCGCGCGGCCGGAGCAGCTATCTCGAGCGCTTCATCCACGGCGAGATCTACCGGGGGCGCCCCGACGTGCGGGCCGTCGTGCACGACCACTCGCCCTCGGTGATCCCGTTCGGAGTCACCGGCGCGCCGCTGCGTCCGCTCTACCACATGAGCGCGTTCCTCGCCGCCGGGGTACCGGTGTTCGACATCCGCGCCGCCGCGGGCGGTGACACCGACATGCTGGTGCGCACGCCCGCCCTGGGCCGCGCGCTGGCCCAGGCCCTCGGCCCGCGGCCGGTCGCGCTCATGCGCGGGCACGGCGCGGTGGTGGTGGGCCCGAGCTTGCCCATCGTGGTCTTCCGAAGCATCTACACCGAGATGAACGCGCGCCTGCAGGCGCAGGCGATGGCCCTGGGCGGCCCGGTCACCTACCTGAGCCCGGGCGAGGCGCAGCAGGCGGAGGCGGCGGTGGCCGGCACCGTCGGCCGTCCGTGGGAGCTCTGGAAGCAGAAGGTCAGGAGGAGCCCGTGA
- a CDS encoding universal stress protein — protein sequence MTAKRILVPLDGRESSEAAAALAADLARSSGGTVRLLQVHPVPAQRMGTFGRVVAYADQEMARLTGEGRDYLESVEARLGSVPVEMVVRFGDPREEILTEAEAFDADLIVVTAPRRTGWLSRLGRGGIGERLLHDSTVPVVVVRAA from the coding sequence ATGACGGCAAAACGCATTCTCGTACCTCTCGATGGTCGTGAGTCGAGCGAGGCCGCGGCGGCGCTGGCCGCCGACCTGGCCCGCAGCAGCGGCGGCACCGTTCGCCTGCTGCAGGTCCATCCCGTGCCCGCGCAGCGGATGGGCACCTTCGGTCGGGTGGTGGCCTACGCCGACCAGGAGATGGCACGCCTGACCGGCGAAGGGCGGGACTATCTCGAGAGTGTGGAGGCGCGGCTCGGGTCGGTTCCCGTCGAGATGGTCGTGCGGTTCGGCGACCCCCGGGAGGAGATCCTCACCGAGGCGGAGGCGTTCGACGCCGATCTGATCGTCGTCACCGCGCCCCGTCGCACCGGATGGCTGTCGCGCCTCGGCCGGGGCGGCATCGGCGAGCGTCTGCTGCACGACTCCACGGTTCCCGTCGTCGTCGTGCGCGCCGCCTGA
- a CDS encoding LLM class flavin-dependent oxidoreductase has protein sequence MHVGMAAVFQNPSKARSDRDVYLNELRLAELAEPLGYQSVWGVEHHFTDYTMCPDVLQFLSYMAGRTRTAQLGSMVVVLPWHDPMRVAEEVAMLDNLSGGRLILGLGRGAGKVEFDGFRLSMDESRPRFVEAAEMLLRGLESGYCEYDGAFVKQPRAAIRPAPFKSFRGRTYAAAVSPESVRIMAELGVGILIIPQKPWKEVARELDAYREVYRQVNHADAPPPVSAGWTFCDASADRAEAMARRYIGGYYQTVLDHYQFQGDHLAHTKGYEYYGKMAEKIHQYGTDTVIDYFMNLQVWGTPEQCYEKILDIHARTGNSHYVGVFSYAGMPYEDAEQNMRHFAREVMPALKSHVAAAAPTATPAPEKTGVSLLGS, from the coding sequence ATGCACGTCGGGATGGCCGCGGTATTCCAGAATCCGAGCAAGGCGCGGAGCGATCGAGACGTCTATCTGAACGAGCTGCGGCTCGCGGAGCTGGCCGAGCCGCTCGGCTACCAGTCGGTCTGGGGCGTCGAGCATCACTTCACCGACTACACGATGTGCCCCGACGTGCTGCAGTTCCTCTCCTACATGGCCGGCCGCACCCGTACCGCCCAGCTCGGCTCCATGGTCGTCGTCCTGCCCTGGCACGATCCGATGCGCGTGGCCGAGGAGGTCGCCATGCTCGACAATCTGTCGGGCGGCCGCCTGATCCTCGGGCTCGGCCGGGGCGCGGGCAAGGTGGAGTTCGACGGCTTCCGCCTCTCGATGGACGAGTCGCGGCCGCGCTTCGTCGAGGCCGCCGAGATGCTGCTGCGTGGGCTCGAGAGCGGCTACTGCGAGTACGACGGCGCCTTCGTCAAGCAGCCGCGAGCGGCCATCCGACCCGCCCCGTTCAAGTCCTTCCGCGGGCGCACCTACGCGGCCGCGGTCTCGCCCGAGTCGGTGCGCATCATGGCCGAGCTGGGCGTGGGCATCCTGATCATCCCGCAGAAGCCGTGGAAGGAAGTGGCGCGGGAGCTGGACGCCTACCGCGAGGTCTACCGCCAGGTCAACCACGCCGACGCGCCACCGCCGGTCTCGGCGGGCTGGACCTTCTGCGACGCGAGCGCCGACCGGGCCGAGGCGATGGCCCGGCGCTACATCGGCGGCTACTACCAGACGGTGCTCGATCACTACCAGTTCCAGGGTGACCACCTCGCCCACACCAAGGGCTACGAGTACTACGGCAAGATGGCGGAGAAGATCCACCAGTACGGTACCGACACCGTCATCGACTACTTCATGAACCTGCAGGTGTGGGGCACGCCCGAGCAGTGTTACGAGAAGATCCTCGACATCCACGCTCGCACCGGCAACAGCCACTACGTGGGCGTGTTCAGCTACGCGGGCATGCCCTACGAGGACGCCGAGCAGAACATGCGGCACTTCGCCCGCGAGGTCATGCCGGCGCTGAAGTCGCACGTGGCCGCCGCCGCGCCGACGGCGACCCCGGCGCCCGAGAAGACGGGCGTCTCGCTCCTCGGCTCCTGA
- a CDS encoding thiamine pyrophosphate-binding protein, with translation MPRTGAHLVVEALAAAGVRHVFSLSGNQILSLYDATLGHDLSILHTRHEAAAVHMADAWGRLADEPGVALVTAGPGHCNAVSALYGALMSESPVVLLSGHAPLAQVGRGGFQEMDQAAVAAPVTKASWRAKDAARLGEDIAAALDLARSGRPGPVHVSLPGDLLEARIGDDVTAVAAGERETPIAAPVERVEEVLGLLAAAHRPLILLGPAMARGDRRAAVARLGAATGVPALAMESPRGFNDPWLHMASLVIGRADLLLLLGKKPDFVVRFAQPPAFGADCRVIQVDPDAAALRAGALGIVADPALVADQLARAARGRGLRHHAWGEEVMVARATVPAEWAAGRRSTRSPIHPLRVADALQRHVDRGAILVADGGEFGQWIQGGVESEPPRLFNGPAGGIGGAIPMAVATRLRHPDRPVIAALGDGTFGFHAFELDTALRYRLPVVAVIGNDARWNAEHQLQIRHYGADRTVGCELLPSRYEQIATALGGHGERVERAGDLEPALDRALASGLPAVVNVLIEGLPAPTYGPAPSH, from the coding sequence GTGCCCCGGACCGGCGCGCACCTGGTGGTCGAAGCTCTCGCGGCGGCCGGCGTCCGCCACGTCTTCTCGCTCTCCGGCAACCAGATCCTGTCGCTGTACGACGCGACGCTCGGTCATGACCTGTCGATCCTGCACACGCGCCACGAGGCGGCGGCAGTGCACATGGCCGATGCGTGGGGCCGGCTCGCCGACGAGCCGGGGGTGGCGCTGGTCACCGCCGGCCCCGGCCACTGCAACGCGGTCTCGGCGCTCTACGGCGCGCTCATGTCGGAATCGCCGGTGGTGCTGCTGAGCGGGCACGCGCCGCTGGCGCAGGTCGGCCGGGGCGGCTTCCAGGAGATGGATCAGGCCGCGGTGGCCGCGCCGGTCACCAAGGCGTCGTGGCGGGCCAAGGATGCGGCCCGGCTCGGAGAGGATATCGCGGCCGCGCTCGATCTGGCGCGAAGCGGCCGCCCCGGCCCGGTGCACGTGAGCCTGCCCGGCGATCTGCTCGAGGCCCGGATCGGCGATGACGTCACCGCCGTGGCCGCGGGGGAGCGCGAGACGCCCATCGCCGCGCCGGTCGAGCGCGTGGAGGAGGTGCTGGGCCTGCTGGCCGCGGCGCACCGCCCGCTCATCCTGCTCGGGCCCGCGATGGCACGTGGCGACCGGCGCGCCGCGGTGGCGCGCCTCGGCGCGGCGACCGGCGTGCCCGCGCTGGCGATGGAGAGCCCGCGGGGCTTCAACGATCCGTGGCTGCACATGGCCTCGCTCGTGATCGGCCGCGCCGACCTCCTCCTGCTCCTGGGCAAGAAGCCGGACTTCGTGGTGCGCTTCGCCCAGCCGCCGGCCTTCGGCGCGGACTGCCGCGTGATCCAGGTGGATCCCGACGCGGCGGCGCTGCGCGCGGGCGCCCTCGGCATCGTGGCGGATCCCGCGCTGGTCGCCGATCAGCTCGCGCGGGCCGCGCGTGGTCGGGGTCTGCGCCATCACGCGTGGGGCGAGGAGGTGATGGTCGCCCGCGCGACCGTCCCCGCCGAGTGGGCGGCCGGGCGGCGGTCGACGCGCTCGCCGATCCATCCCCTGCGGGTCGCCGATGCGCTCCAGCGTCACGTGGACCGCGGCGCGATCCTGGTCGCCGACGGCGGCGAGTTCGGGCAGTGGATCCAGGGCGGGGTGGAGTCCGAGCCGCCGCGGCTCTTCAACGGGCCCGCCGGCGGGATCGGCGGCGCGATCCCGATGGCCGTCGCGACGCGGCTCCGTCATCCCGATCGGCCGGTGATCGCGGCGCTGGGCGACGGCACCTTCGGCTTCCACGCCTTCGAGCTGGACACCGCCCTGCGCTACCGCCTGCCGGTGGTGGCGGTGATCGGCAACGACGCGCGCTGGAACGCCGAGCATCAGCTGCAGATCCGCCACTACGGCGCCGACCGCACGGTGGGCTGCGAGCTCTTGCCGTCGCGCTACGAGCAGATCGCGACCGCCCTGGGCGGACACGGCGAGCGCGTCGAGCGCGCCGGGGACCTCGAGCCCGCGCTCGACCGCGCGCTGGCCTCCGGCCTCCCCGCGGTCGTCAACGTGCTGATCGAAGGCCTCCCCGCCCCCACCTACGGCCCCGCCCCGTCCCACTAG
- a CDS encoding alanine racemase has translation MTALRDLDTPAVTVHLDVMEDNIRRVQAHLGRLGVANRPHIKTHKIPDIGKMQMAAGAVGITCQKLGEVEVFADAKVADDVLLTYNILGAAKTERLMALARRVPRLAVVFDNGVVARELSEAAARHQVDLPFLVECDTGFRRTGVQTPDEALALAREAMARPGLRFQGLMTFPNRDPDTREFFERALALFKQAGIPVPVVSGGGTPALATVDRFPMLTEHRAGTCVYNDAMVVSTGTATWEQCAMRVRATVVSRPTDERGVLDAGSKVLTSDLYHMKGYGHLMEYPEAHVAHLSEEHAVVDFSACAERPAVGEVVSVVPNHCCVVTNMVDEIYGVRDGAVEVVWPVVARGRVR, from the coding sequence GTGACCGCACTCCGCGATCTCGACACGCCCGCCGTCACGGTGCACCTCGACGTGATGGAGGACAACATCCGCCGCGTGCAGGCGCATCTCGGCCGGCTGGGCGTCGCCAATCGCCCGCACATCAAGACGCACAAGATCCCCGACATCGGGAAGATGCAGATGGCGGCGGGCGCGGTCGGCATCACCTGTCAGAAGCTCGGCGAGGTCGAGGTATTCGCCGACGCCAAGGTGGCCGACGACGTGCTGCTCACCTACAACATCCTCGGCGCCGCCAAGACCGAGCGGCTGATGGCGCTGGCCCGTCGGGTGCCCCGGCTCGCGGTGGTCTTCGACAACGGCGTCGTCGCGCGCGAGCTGTCCGAGGCGGCGGCGCGGCACCAGGTGGACCTGCCGTTCCTCGTCGAGTGCGATACCGGCTTCCGCCGCACCGGCGTGCAGACGCCGGACGAGGCGCTCGCGCTGGCCCGCGAGGCGATGGCGCGGCCCGGGCTGCGCTTCCAGGGGCTCATGACCTTCCCGAATCGGGACCCGGACACCCGCGAGTTCTTCGAGCGGGCGCTGGCCCTGTTCAAGCAGGCGGGAATCCCCGTCCCGGTGGTGTCGGGCGGCGGCACGCCCGCGCTGGCGACGGTGGACCGCTTTCCCATGCTGACCGAGCACCGCGCGGGCACGTGCGTGTACAACGACGCGATGGTGGTCTCCACCGGCACCGCCACCTGGGAGCAGTGCGCGATGCGCGTGCGCGCCACCGTGGTGAGCCGTCCCACCGACGAGCGGGGCGTGCTCGACGCGGGCAGCAAGGTGCTCACCTCGGATCTCTATCACATGAAGGGCTACGGCCATCTCATGGAGTACCCGGAGGCGCACGTCGCGCATCTCTCCGAGGAGCACGCGGTGGTGGACTTCTCGGCGTGCGCGGAGCGGCCGGCCGTCGGCGAGGTGGTGAGCGTGGTGCCGAACCACTGCTGCGTGGTCACCAACATGGTGGACGAGATCTACGGGGTCCGAGACGGCGCGGTCGAGGTGGTGTGGCCGGTGGTCGCGCGCGGCCGCGTGCGGTGA